One Cytophagales bacterium genomic region harbors:
- a CDS encoding T9SS type A sorting domain-containing protein, which yields NPGNPTDTVEDWFVSPPLNFNTSARLNLKLYPGVLSADSSEYFGIWFGTGSNDPANGNFYELANLTDMHMQTNFQWVDTSFAINSYTDSGYVAFKYINTWDDKFEIYIDNVNIIPDSNKGTIDSLKIIPSNPTTNDSIKIISFTLFPYGACTLKNSSFNINNKEIVINATHFEGGWPAICNSVDTITIGKLDTGAYTLYYNLSVDTNLAVFDTDTLFFVVQNPTDVISTPVETTAIKIYPNPNTDEFIIEMNILKVQDVEITLFNIAGQVIYNENLKRFKGLYFKRINTKGLSTGVYQLQIKTGYGEVNKKVVVE from the coding sequence AATCCGGGAAATCCAACCGATACTGTAGAGGATTGGTTCGTTTCCCCACCTCTTAATTTTAATACATCTGCCCGGTTGAATCTTAAACTATACCCTGGGGTTTTATCTGCGGATTCAAGCGAGTATTTCGGAATATGGTTTGGTACCGGTTCTAATGATCCTGCGAATGGGAATTTTTATGAGCTTGCTAACTTAACAGACATGCACATGCAAACCAATTTTCAATGGGTAGATACTTCTTTTGCGATCAATTCCTATACTGATTCCGGTTATGTAGCATTCAAATACATAAATACCTGGGATGATAAGTTTGAAATATATATTGATAATGTCAATATTATCCCCGATAGCAACAAGGGAACGATTGACAGTTTAAAAATTATTCCTTCAAACCCAACAACAAATGACTCAATTAAAATTATCAGCTTTACATTATTCCCTTATGGAGCATGTACCCTGAAAAACTCTTCTTTCAACATAAATAATAAAGAAATAGTAATAAATGCAACACATTTTGAGGGTGGCTGGCCAGCCATTTGTAACTCTGTTGATACCATTACAATTGGCAAATTAGATACAGGCGCTTATACTTTATATTATAATCTGTCTGTTGATACTAATCTTGCTGTTTTTGATACGGACACCCTATTTTTCGTTGTGCAAAACCCTACTGATGTTATTTCAACACCCGTTGAAACAACTGCGATAAAAATATATCCTAACCCCAATACGGACGAGTTTATAATAGAGATGAATATTTTAAAAGTTCAAGATGTAGAAATTACGTTGTTTAATATAGCTGGTCAGGTGATATACAACGAAAATTTAAAACGATTCAAAGGGCTATATTTTAAGCGAATTAATACAAAAGGACTTTCCACAGGGGTTTACCAACTGCAGATAAAAACAGGTTATGGTGAAGTTAATAAGAAGGTTGTTGTTGAATAG
- a CDS encoding sterol desaturase family protein, producing the protein MLFAPCVIMESTDYIALSIPVFFLLIGIELIISTFRKKKLYRFHDAITSISCGIGSEIMGAFLKTALFFGYLYIYDNLRIFTVPNAMWSWVLLFLGIDLCYYWFHRKSHVINILWAAHIVHHQSEDYNLSTALRQAWFQSSFSWVFYLPLALIGFEPIMFLTFSAFNTLYQFWIHTRAIGRLGFLEWFMNTPSHHRVHHGKNPKYLDKNYAAVFIIWDRMFGTFQAEEEEPVYGITKSLKSWNPIWTNFHYWVDLFKTAYRSNKLIDKINVFIKPPGWSPAELGGFQPAPEVDKVTYEKYETKIPVSTNFYVFFQFVPALLAASAFLFLQDSFSIMQYFAVPAFVLLSIMNCGAILEKKRWVIALEYMRFLFAVAVVLLFYNSPWFTIILYGTFIFIAISIFWFTKQLGSFTIIKKMP; encoded by the coding sequence ATGCTCTTTGCGCCATGCGTTATAATGGAATCAACCGACTACATAGCCCTCTCCATCCCCGTATTCTTTCTGCTTATTGGTATTGAGCTGATCATCTCCACATTCAGGAAGAAAAAACTTTACCGGTTCCATGACGCCATCACGAGCATAAGTTGCGGCATTGGTTCGGAAATTATGGGTGCATTTTTAAAAACAGCATTGTTTTTTGGCTACCTGTACATCTACGATAACCTCAGGATCTTCACAGTGCCCAATGCTATGTGGTCATGGGTGCTCTTATTTTTAGGAATTGATCTTTGCTATTATTGGTTTCATCGCAAAAGTCATGTGATCAATATATTGTGGGCGGCTCACATTGTACATCATCAAAGCGAGGATTACAACCTGAGCACTGCCCTGAGGCAGGCATGGTTCCAGAGTTCATTCTCCTGGGTATTTTACCTGCCGCTTGCTCTGATTGGATTTGAACCCATCATGTTTTTAACTTTCTCTGCATTCAATACATTATATCAATTCTGGATACACACAAGAGCCATCGGTCGTTTAGGTTTTCTTGAATGGTTTATGAACACGCCTTCGCATCACCGCGTACATCACGGCAAAAATCCAAAATACCTCGACAAAAATTATGCTGCGGTTTTTATTATCTGGGACAGGATGTTTGGCACTTTCCAGGCCGAGGAAGAAGAACCGGTCTACGGAATTACCAAATCATTAAAAAGCTGGAACCCGATATGGACCAACTTTCATTATTGGGTAGACCTGTTTAAAACAGCTTACAGATCCAATAAGCTTATTGACAAAATAAACGTTTTTATTAAGCCCCCCGGCTGGTCTCCCGCGGAATTAGGTGGATTTCAACCGGCACCCGAAGTTGACAAGGTAACCTACGAAAAATATGAGACTAAAATCCCTGTATCAACCAATTTTTATGTATTTTTTCAGTTTGTACCGGCACTGCTTGCAGCATCTGCCTTTCTTTTCTTACAAGATTCATTTTCTATCATGCAATACTTTGCGGTACCTGCCTTCGTATTGCTTTCAATCATGAATTGCGGTGCCATTCTTGAAAAAAAAAGATGGGTGATCGCGCTTGAATACATGAGATTCCTTTTTGCGGTGGCTGTAGTACTACTGTTTTACAATTCACCTTGGTTTACAATTATATTATATGGGACCTTTATCTTCATTGCTATTTCTATATTTTGGTTTACCAAACAACTGGGATCCTTTACAATTATTAAAAAAATGCCATAA